A region from the Vicia villosa cultivar HV-30 ecotype Madison, WI linkage group LG3, Vvil1.0, whole genome shotgun sequence genome encodes:
- the LOC131661367 gene encoding chalcone synthase 2-like: MAHLDEIRESQRAGGTATILAIGTATPPNCIYQSDFTEYYFRVTDSNHMPQLKDKLKRICEKSMIKKRYMHLTEEILKENPNISSYEKSSLDARQDILVEEVPKLGEKAASKAIKEWGRPKSEITHLIFCSTSGVDMPGADYQLVKLLNLNPSTKRFMLYHQGCFAGGTVLRLAKDLAENNLGARVLVVCSELTVVTFRGPNENHLDSLVGQALFGDGASSVIVGSNPDERIEKPLFYLVSASETILPDSEGAIEGHLREVGLTFHLKENVPELIGENIVKSLEEAFHPLGISDWNSLFWVAHPGGPAILKRIEKTVGLNSDKLNATKQVLSEYGNMSSACVLFILDEMRRRSMKEGKLTTGDGLKWGVLFGFGPGLTMETIVLHSAATNI, encoded by the exons ATGGCACACTTAGATGAAATAAGAGAGTCCCAAAGAGCCGGTGGCACTGCAACCATTTTAGCTATTGGAACCGCAACTCCACCGAATTGTATTTACCAATCTGATTTTACAGAATATTACTTCCGAGTTACCGACAGCAACCACATGCCTCAACTCAAAGACAAATTGAAGCGTATAT GTGAGAAGTCAATGATAAAGAAACGTTACATGCATTTGACAGAAGAAATATTGAAAGAAAATCCAAACATATCAAGTTATGAGAAATCATCTCTGGACGCACGCCAGGACATTTTAGTTGAAGAAGTACCAAAGCTAGGAGAAAAAGCAGCATCAAAAGCCATAAAAGAATGGGGAAGACCAAAATCAGAGATAACTCATCTCATTTTTTGTTCAACTTCAGGTGTCGACATGCCAGGTGCTGATTATCAACTCGTCAAACTCTTAAACCTAAATCCATCCACAAAACGATTTATGCTATATCACCAAGGTTGTTTTGCTGGTGGAACCGTTCTTCGTCTCGCCAAAGATCTTGCTGAGAACAACCTTGGTGCACGTGTCCTCGTTGTTTGTTCTGAATTAACTGTTGTTACTTTCCGTGGTCCCAATGAAAATCACTTAGATTCCTTAGTTGGACAAGCACTCTTTGGTGATGGTGCTTCATCTGTGATTGTTGGATCAAACCCTGATGAAAGAATTGAAAAACCGTTGTTTTATCTTGTTTCGGCTTCCGAAACGATTCTACCAGACTCTGAAGGCGCGATCGAAGGACACTTGCGTGAAGTCGGACTCACATTTCATTTGAAAGAAAATGTTCCGGAATTGATTGGTGAGAACATTGTGAAAAGTCTGGAAGAAGCATTCCATCCACTTGGAATAAGTGATTGGAATTCATTGTTTTGGGTAGCACACCCTGGTGGTCCTGCAATATTGAAGAGGATTGAAAAAACAGTTGGGTTGAATTCAGATAAACTAAATGCAACAAAACAAGTTCTTAGTGAATATGGAAACATGTCGAGTGCTTGTGTGTTATTTATATTGGATGAGATGAGAAGAAGGTCTATGAAGGAAGGGAAGTTGACTACTGGTGATGGACTTAAGTGGGGTGTTTTGTTTGGATTTGGTCCTGGCTTGACCATGGAAACCATTGTTTTGCATAGTGCAGCCACCAACATATAG